A single region of the Salvia miltiorrhiza cultivar Shanhuang (shh) chromosome 8, IMPLAD_Smil_shh, whole genome shotgun sequence genome encodes:
- the LOC130996610 gene encoding uncharacterized protein LOC130996610, translated as MDDAKDAEFSLKVMINKKKTKVLFVEADSHFADILLSFLTLPLGRIIKVLEKHYGDEAPTIGSLSSLYHSLVDLDFTGFWTEGAKQTLLDPASSFEDEYARLKLDYNDYHPAEYFTCRNPPPHSIRSVSMYHDSTPMCLQCANRHQMIIEEHEKECQFASEDGVFTINTTPFIISDDLQIFPNKIGLLGIISILGLTDADKAQPIKVTFGFSEIMSLLKASFISQTPFSDLLLSKARHVNSVAVGSEPETSLNQIKNEDNTDSKKIVLKVMVQKSCGKLLYAQAEEDFVDFLFSLFNIPLGRAEHLLAGKTCIKAIDNLYRSTAVVIDDKYFKTPNTRNRLTKPNVVHGCISNDNILLLTEECLPDNYSYISWSSSDKFPNGKGSYLKTPQTYHVTDDLTVTPLCIVSILSTLNKQEIPISDVKEVELQIGPKEGLNILKASLTSTTALTDALLDQISTKQPKQEPLV; from the exons ATGGATGATGCTAAAGATGCAGAGTTCTCATTGAAAGTGatgataaataaaaagaaaactaagGTACTCTTTGTAGAAGCTGACAGCCATTTCGCAGACATTTTGTTAAGCTTCTTGACTTTGCCGTTGGGAAGAATTATCAAAGTCCTTGAGAAGCACTATGGAGACGAGGCACCTACCATTGGTAGCTTAAGCAGTTTGTACCATAGCTTAGTAGATCTTGATTTCACCGGTTTCTGGACAGAGGGTGCCAAGCAGACTCTGCTCGATCCTGCAAGTTCATTCGAAGATGAATACGCAAGGCTGAAACTTGATTACAACGATTATCACCCCGCTGAATATTTCACGTGTAGAAATCCCCCTCCTCATAGTATCCGTAGTGTAAGCATGTACCATGATAGTACCCCTATGTGCCTACAATGCGCAAATAGACATCAGATGATAATAGAGGAACATGAAAAAGAGTGTCAATTTGCTTCTGAAGATGGAGTTTTCACCATAAATACAACACCTTTCATAATTTCTGATGATCTGCAGATATTTCCAAATAAGATAGGACTCTTAGGAATCATCAGCATTCTTGGCCTTACAGATGCGGATAAGGCTCAGCCAATCAAAGTGACTTTTGGATTCAGTGAG ATTATGAGTTTGTTGAAGGCGTCATTTATCTCCCAAACTCCATTCTCGGACCTCTTACTGAGTAAAGCAAGACATGTGAACTCTGTAGCTGTGGGATCTGAACCCGAGACCTCATTAAATCAGATCAAGAATGAGGACAATACCGACTCCAAGAAGATAGTTTTGAAAGTCATGGTACAAAAGTCTTGTGGTAAGTTATTGTATGCTCAAGCTGAGGAAGATTTTGTCGATTTTCTGTTTAGTTTGTTCAATATCCCACTGGGAAGAGCTGAGCACCTTTTGGCCGGCAAGACTTGTATTAAGGCTATAGACAACTTGTACCGGAGCACAGCTGTGGTTATCGATGACAAGTATTTCAAGACACCAAATACGAGAAATAGGCTAACCAAACCCAATGTGGTTCATGGTTGTATTTCCAATGACAACATTCTTCTCCTCACTGAAGAGTGCTTACCTGATAACTATAGTTATATCTCATGGTCTTCTTCTGATAAGTTTCCTAATGGCAAGGGGAGTTATCTTAAAACACCGCAAACTTATCATGTGACAGACGATTTAACTGTGACACCTTTATGTATTGTCTCGATCCTTTCTACCCTCAATAAGCAGGAAATCCCCATATCTGATGTCAAAGAAGTGGAGCTGCAAATCGGGCCGAAAGAG GGTTTGAACATACTGAAAGCCTCTCTTACATCCACTACTGCTCTCACTGATGCTCTGCTCGATCAAATATCGACCAAACAACCGAAGCAAGAACCCTTAGTTTGA
- the LOC130996612 gene encoding uncharacterized protein LOC130996612 isoform X2, whose product MSDAKEVDFSLKVMIDKEKTKVLFAEVDSHFADILLSFLTLPLGRIMRILEKHYGDEAPTIGSLNTLYHSLANLDDAHFWTDGAKQTFLNPASSFEAEYERLKLDIADYQPARYFVCTYCGHRFRSVSMYYDSIQSCKKCGHNSMHEAVAKKGPQAASRDGVFTIHTKSFIISDDLQILPNETGILGIFRILGISDMDKAEPINVTFGFSEIMSLLKGCFISQTPFSDLILNKTRQANSVTVEPEAETSSLNQIENEHNPDSKKMILKVIIQKSTGKLLYAQAKEDFVDFLCSFLFIPLGGVEHLLGGKTPIKAINNLYQSTSDLVNDEYFKTPDMKNRLIKPNLIHGCTSKNNILPLAEECLPVGKSQYLMSKKRSCKSG is encoded by the exons ATGTCTGATGCTAAAGAAGTAGACTTCTCACTGAAAGTGATGATAGATAAAGAGAAAACTAAGGTACTCTTTGCAGAAGTTGATAGCCATTTTGCAGACATTTTGTTAAGCTTCTTGACATTGCCGCTGGGAAGAATTATGAGAATCCTCGAGAAGCACTATGGAGACGAAGCACCTACCATTGGAAGCTTAAACACTTTGTACCATAGCTTAGCCAATCTTGATGATGCCCATTTCTGGACAGATGGTGCTAAGCAGACTTTCCTCAATCCAGCAAGTTCGTTCGAAGCAGAATATGAAAGGCTTAAACTCGACATTGCAGATTATCAGCCTGCTCGATATTTTGTTTGTACATATTGTGGTCATAGATTTCGTAGTGTAAGCATGTACTACGATAGTATCCAAAGTTGCAAAAAATGCGGTCATAATTCGATGCATGAAGCAGTAGCTAAAAAAGGGCCTCAAGCTGCTTCTAGAGATGGAGTTTTCACCATACATACGAAATCTTTCATAATCTCTGATGATCTGCAGATACTGCCAAATGAGACAGGAATCTTAGGAATCTTTAGAATTCTTGGCATTTCAGACATGGATAAGGCCGAGCCAATCAATGTGACTTTTGGATTCAGTGAG ATTATGAGTTTGTTGAAGGGATGCTTTATCTCCCAAACTCCATTCTCGGACCTCATATTGAATAAAACAAGACAAGCGAACTCTGTAACTGTGGAACCTGAAGCCGAGACCTCATCACTAAACCAGATTGAGAATGAACATAATCCCGACTCCAAAAAGATGATTTTGAAAGTGATTATACAAAAATCTACGGGTAAGTTATTGTATGCACAAGCTAAGGAAGATTTTGTAGATTTTCTATGCAGTTTCCTCTTCATCCCACTAGGAGGAGTTGAGCATCTTCTAGGCGGTAAGACACCTATCAAGGCTATAAACAACTTGTATCAGAGCACAAGTGACCTTGTAAACGACGAGTATTTCAAGACCCCAGATATGAAAAATAGGCTGATCAAACCCAATTTGATTCATGGTTGTACTTCCAAAAACAACATTCTTCCCCTTGCAGAAGAATGCTTGCCTGTTGG AAAATCCCAATATCTGATGTCAAAGAAGAGGAGCTGCAAATCGGGCTGA
- the LOC130996608 gene encoding uncharacterized protein LOC130996608, which translates to MRSAIPKDVKMSLKVMVNKEKTKVPFAEANSKSAEVILSFLMLPLGEIVRVFEEHYLDKKPVVGSLTPMYRHLTTLRSDYFWTDGGKNMLLNPSNSFMSGPVKHFRCGDMDCKKKSFRNVSIYYDSGTCDCGKPLNRAMGEIEPKPQAGGDGILVEGLHFLVTDDLQLAPYEPGSMMETLVYLGIVVTEGAEQLNVTLGYNEIVDLLKRSLLSKTPLTDVILCVINKNMGYVLEDILLDKIELESTSSKRMTVTALMQKSTNKLLFVKGREDFVDFILSFLTIPLGGVVSLLRGKTCFKGIDNLYKSTSNLIKDKHFITGDAKRRLQEPQLPPYYVSKNQIFSLSEQIVNSIYYYESITDSSDQTIGKGSWMRYKDPKGDQGCYVKPGMFKISDDLTFLKCFFSNSAILSKLKIPPSDVKEMEVQIGLKEGLSILKAALRSTTALADGLVKHITKASVASNSAQSDGLHNKTSNKRPKTKVSP; encoded by the exons ATGAGGTCTGCAATACCCAAGGATGTAAAGATGTCCCTTAAAGTTATGGTGAATAAAGAGAAAACAAAGGTTCCATTTGCAGAAGCCAACAGCAAATCTGCAGAGGTTATACTAAGTTTTCTGATGTTGCCATTGGGGGAGATTGTGAGGGTCTTCGAGGAGCATTATTTGGATAAGAAACCCGTTGTTGGAAGCTTAACACCGATGTATAGGCACTTAACAACTCTTCGTAGTGACTATTTCTGGACAGATGGTGGTAAGAACATGCTACTCAATCCAAGTAACTCATTCATGAGTGGACCAGTAAAGCATTTCAGATGTGGAGACATGGATTGTAAGAAGAAAAGTTTTAGAAACGTGAGCATCTACTATGATTCTGGTACATGTGATTGTGGCAAGCCATTGAACAGAGCTATGGGCGAAATCGAGCCAAAACCTCAAGCTGGTGGTGATGGGATTCTTGTGGAAGGACTGCATTTTTTAGTAACTGATGATCTGCAGCTCGCCCCCTATGAGCCGGGATCTATGATGGAAACTCTCGTCTATCTTGGCATCGTTGTAACAGAAGGCGCAGAGCAATTGAATGTGACTCTTGGATACAATGAG ATTGTGGATTTGCTCAAGCGATCTTTACTCTCCAAGACTCCGCTAACGGATGTCATTCTTTGTGTTATCAACAAAAACATGGGTTATGTGCTAGAGGACATTTTACTAGACAAGATAGAGCTAGAATCAACCAGCTCTAAGAGAATGACTGTGACAGCTCTAATGCAAAAATCTACCAACAAATTGTTGTTTGTGAAGGGAAGGGAAGATTTTGTGGATTTCATTCTCAGTTTTCTGACTATCCCATTGGGAGGAGTGGTGTCCCTTTTGAGGGGCAAGACTTGTTTCAAGGGCATTGACAATTTGTACAAAAGCACATCAAATCTTATCAAAGACAAACATTTCATTACAGGAGATGCGAAGAGAAGGCTGCAAGAACCACAGCTTCCTCCCTACTATGTTTCCAAGAAccagattttctctctctctgaacAGATTGTTAATTCTATATATTATTATGAAAGCATTACAGATTCCTCCGATCAAACAATTGGAAAAGGTTCTTGGATGCGTTACAAAGACCCAAAGGGAGATCAAGGATGCTATGTCAAACCTGGGATGTTTAAGATATCCGATGATTTAActtttttaaaatgttttttcTCAAACTCTGCCATTCTCTCCAAGTTGAAGATCCCTCCATCTGATGTCAAAGAAATGGAGGTGCAGATTGGGTTGAAAGAG GGTTTAAGCATACTGAAAGCAGCTCTTAGATCGACGACTGCTTTGGCAGATGGGCTCGTCAAACATATCACAAAGGCGTCTGTGGCTTCAAATTCTGCTCAAAGCGATGGCCTTCATAATAAGACATCAAACAAAAGGCCAAAGACAAAGGTGTCACCATGA
- the LOC130998431 gene encoding uncharacterized protein LOC130998431 has translation MSSVDGTKLTLKVMINKQKSKVLFAEANNFVADALLGFLTLPLAKILRILRYHEMYYGYKAPVIGSLSRLYINLFCSDNSSKNDDNKLLFMGSMSLEVEYRKLLGDIFPKDYICSDSNCPHYGYAKVKEVSEIGICVCGEPKCGRALTKPATFVISDDLRVVPMHSGFLQTLNNLGISDIHGAEPKSLNLEFHDVVNLLKLSLTSSTPLTDLVFKNSEIKPISPKIEPIHMGRGIINHAAKIILKVSLLKSTNNFLFAEAKEDFVEFLFSMFALPLAEVVRRLDGNIPFKNIDNLYTSVADFIDEEYFRDYDTKTSLTNPKIDHGYFSLKQIVQIDGNDESKVFIVSDNLTVEPFSIATMVSKLNDYGISLSDVKETEIQIGAREALEILRASLVSKTALTDALITPMLSRLPKPQLENATNLFGL, from the exons ATGTCTAGCGTTGATGGTACAAAGTTGACTCTCAAAGTGATGATCAACAAACAGAAATCCAAGGTACTATTTGCAGAAGCCAACAACTTCGTCGCCGACGCTTTGTTAGGCTTCCTAACCTTGCCCTTAGCAAAGATCTTGAGAATTCTGAGATATCATGAGATGTACTACGGCTACAAGGCACCAGTCATTGGATCTTTAAGCCGCTTGTACATAAATCTATTTTGTAGTGATAATTCCAGTAAAAACGATGATAATAAATTGTTGTTTATGGGAAGCATGTCGTTGGAAGTTGAATACAGGAAATTATTAGGCGATATTTTTCCAAAAGATTATATTTGTTCAGATTCCAACTGCCCTCATTATGGATACGCAAAGGTAAAAGAGGTTTCTGAAATAGGTATTTGCGTCTGTGGAGAACCTAAATGTGGTCGTGCTCTCACAAAGCCGGCGACATTTGTAATCTCCGATGATCTACGTGTCGTTCCTATGCACTCTGGTTTCTTGCAGACGCTCAATAATCTCGGCATTTCAGACATCCATGGCGCGGAGCCGAAGAGCTTGAATCTTGAGTTTCATGAT GTTGTGAATCTGCTGAAGCTGTCTTTAACTTCCTCGACTCCATTGACGGATCTAGTATTCAAAAACTCTGAGATAAAGCCCATCTCCCCAAAGATTGAACCTATTCACATGGGGCGAGGAATTATTAACCATGCAGCCAAGATAATTTTGAAAGTCTCTTTGCTTAAATCGAcgaataattttttgtttgctGAAGCTAAGGAGGATTTCGTAGAGTTTCTTTTTAGTATGTTTGCTCTTCCTCTAGCAGAAGTTGTGCGCCGCTTGGATGGAAATATTCCTTTCAAGAATATTGATAATTTATACACGAGTGTAGCAGATTTCATCGACGAAGAATATTTTAGGGATTACGACACAAAAACAAGTCTAACCAATCCCAAAATAGATCACGGTTATTTTTCATTGAAACAGATTGTTCAAATTGATGGCAATGACGAATCAAAAGTGTTTATTGTAAGTGATAATTTAACAGTGGAGCCTTTTAGTATAGCAACGATGGTTTCGAAACTCAACGACTACGGAATCTCCTTGTCGGATGTGAAAGAAACGGAGATACAAATTGGAGCGAGAGag GCTTTGGAGATTCTGCGAGCTTCTCTGGTATCAAAAACGGCTCTGACTGATGCCTTAATCACTCCCATGCTCAGCCGACTCCCAAAACCACAGCTCGAGAATGCAACTAATCTGTTCGGTCTGTGA
- the LOC130996612 gene encoding uncharacterized protein LOC130996612 isoform X1, with product MSDAKEVDFSLKVMIDKEKTKVLFAEVDSHFADILLSFLTLPLGRIMRILEKHYGDEAPTIGSLNTLYHSLANLDDAHFWTDGAKQTFLNPASSFEAEYERLKLDIADYQPARYFVCTYCGHRFRSVSMYYDSIQSCKKCGHNSMHEAVAKKGPQAASRDGVFTIHTKSFIISDDLQILPNETGILGIFRILGISDMDKAEPINVTFGFSEIMSLLKGCFISQTPFSDLILNKTRQANSVTVEPEAETSSLNQIENEHNPDSKKMILKVIIQKSTGKLLYAQAKEDFVDFLCSFLFIPLGGVEHLLGGKTPIKAINNLYQSTSDLVNDEYFKTPDMKNRLIKPNLIHGCTSKNNILPLAEECLPVGYVSRFSCVNFPKGQGSYLEGPRTYKVTDDLTVAPFCIVSIVSGLNKQKIPISDVKEEELQIGLKEGLGILKASLTSTTALTDALLDQTSIKQLKQELLV from the exons ATGTCTGATGCTAAAGAAGTAGACTTCTCACTGAAAGTGATGATAGATAAAGAGAAAACTAAGGTACTCTTTGCAGAAGTTGATAGCCATTTTGCAGACATTTTGTTAAGCTTCTTGACATTGCCGCTGGGAAGAATTATGAGAATCCTCGAGAAGCACTATGGAGACGAAGCACCTACCATTGGAAGCTTAAACACTTTGTACCATAGCTTAGCCAATCTTGATGATGCCCATTTCTGGACAGATGGTGCTAAGCAGACTTTCCTCAATCCAGCAAGTTCGTTCGAAGCAGAATATGAAAGGCTTAAACTCGACATTGCAGATTATCAGCCTGCTCGATATTTTGTTTGTACATATTGTGGTCATAGATTTCGTAGTGTAAGCATGTACTACGATAGTATCCAAAGTTGCAAAAAATGCGGTCATAATTCGATGCATGAAGCAGTAGCTAAAAAAGGGCCTCAAGCTGCTTCTAGAGATGGAGTTTTCACCATACATACGAAATCTTTCATAATCTCTGATGATCTGCAGATACTGCCAAATGAGACAGGAATCTTAGGAATCTTTAGAATTCTTGGCATTTCAGACATGGATAAGGCCGAGCCAATCAATGTGACTTTTGGATTCAGTGAG ATTATGAGTTTGTTGAAGGGATGCTTTATCTCCCAAACTCCATTCTCGGACCTCATATTGAATAAAACAAGACAAGCGAACTCTGTAACTGTGGAACCTGAAGCCGAGACCTCATCACTAAACCAGATTGAGAATGAACATAATCCCGACTCCAAAAAGATGATTTTGAAAGTGATTATACAAAAATCTACGGGTAAGTTATTGTATGCACAAGCTAAGGAAGATTTTGTAGATTTTCTATGCAGTTTCCTCTTCATCCCACTAGGAGGAGTTGAGCATCTTCTAGGCGGTAAGACACCTATCAAGGCTATAAACAACTTGTATCAGAGCACAAGTGACCTTGTAAACGACGAGTATTTCAAGACCCCAGATATGAAAAATAGGCTGATCAAACCCAATTTGATTCATGGTTGTACTTCCAAAAACAACATTCTTCCCCTTGCAGAAGAATGCTTGCCTGTTGGGTATGTCTCACGGTTTTCTTGTGTTAATTTTCCCAAAGGCCAAGGGAGTTATCTTGAAGGGCCACGAACTTATAAGGTAACAGATGATTTAACTGTGGCACCCTTTTGTATTGTCTCTATCGTTTCCGGTCTCAATAAGCAGAAAATCCCAATATCTGATGTCAAAGAAGAGGAGCTGCAAATCGGGCTGAAAGAG GGTTTGGGCATACTGAAAGCGTCTCTTACATCCACTACCGCTCTCACTGATGCTCTGCTCGATCAAACTTCGATCAAACAACTGAAGCAAGAACTCTTAGTTTGA